Proteins encoded by one window of Rutidosis leptorrhynchoides isolate AG116_Rl617_1_P2 chromosome 7, CSIRO_AGI_Rlap_v1, whole genome shotgun sequence:
- the LOC139860122 gene encoding uncharacterized protein yields MDSTWMSTCRSTPEFEEGLDKFLELIFSRKEIGGHIYFSCINCGNLKGVDWVEAKSHLLCDSFFEGYKIPTVLLKPDDTLMWDAEDDMEGLAKYIFHMFEDEDEDDVDIPKTENQSNVPNINAERFYKVLRDAKKELYLGCKFSVLSFIVRLFHSKCVGKCNEKGFSMILDTMREAFPHASIPKSLYEVRKLIRELGLGYEKIDACPNDCLLYWKQNKDKIICDVCQTSRYKQSNNNDSEEESTTQADNDGDYKAKKVGAKVFCYFPLTPRLQRLFMSPKTSESMRWHQESRTKDGLLRHPADSPAWNTFDHQNHEFAKEPRNVRLGLASDGFNPFGKMSVSHSTWPVILIPYNLPPWLCMKKPFLFLTLLIPGPSASGNNIDVYMQPLIDELKELWDAGVNM; encoded by the coding sequence ATGGACTCGACTTGGATGTCTACATGTAGATCTACCCCTGAATTCGAAGAAGGACTCGACAAATTCTTAGAACTTATTTTCTCTAGAAAGGAAATAGGTGGTCATATATATTTTTCGTGCATAAATTGCGGTAATCTCAAAGGGGTTGATTGGGTTGAGGCTAAATCACATCTGCTATGTGACAGTTTTTTCGAAGGCTATAAAATTCCAACTGTGCTTCTCAAACCAGATGATACACTAATGTGGGATGCTGAAGATGATATGGAAGGATTGGCCAAATACATCTTCCATatgtttgaagatgaagatgaagatgatgttgaTATCCCAAAAACTGAAAATCAGAGTAATGTACCAAACATAAATGCTGAAAGGTTTTATAAAGTATTGCGAGATGCAAAGAAAGAACTATATCTCGGCTGTAAGTTCTCTGTTCTTTCATTCATTGTTAGACTCTTCCATTCGAAGTGTGTTGGAAAATGTAATGAAAAAGGATTCAGCATGATTCTTGACACAATGAGGGAAGCCTTCCCTCATGCTTCCATACCGAAGTCATTGTATGAAGTCAGGAAGTTAATAAGAGAGTTGGGTCTTGGTTATGAGAAAATTGATGCTTGTCCAAATGATTGTTTGTTGTACTGGAAACAAAACAAGGACAAAATTATATGTGACGTATGTCAGACCTCAAGATATAAACAAAGTAACAATAATGATTCTGAAGAAGAGTCAACCACACAAGCTGATAATGATGGTGATTATAAAGCTAAGAAGGTTGGAGCAAAAGTGTTTTGTTATTTTCCACTCACACCACGGTTGCAAAGATTGTTTATGTCGCCTAAAACGTCTGAGTCCATGAGATGGCATCAAGAGAGTCGTACGAAAGATGGTCTATTAAGACATCCCGCAGATTCACCAGCCTGGAATACATTCGATCATCAGAATCACGAATTTGCTAAAGAACCTCGTAATGTGAGGCTTGGATTAGCGAGTGATGGGTTTAACCCTTTTGGAAAAATGAGTGTTTCACATAGTACCTGGCCTGTTATTTTGATACCGTATAATCTACCACCATGGTTGTGCATGAAAAAACCTTTTTTGTTCCTAACTTTACTTATACCTGGTCCATCTGCTTCAGGTAATAATATAGACGTCTATATGCAACCTCTAATTGATGAGTTAAAGGAGTTGTGGGATGCTGGAGTtaatatgtaa